The following proteins come from a genomic window of Desulfuromonadaceae bacterium:
- a CDS encoding serine hydroxymethyltransferase, whose product MAADLGLFDPEIANAIQQETRRQEYSLEFIASENFVSENVLAAQGSVLTNKYAEGYPGKRYYGGCEFVDVAEQLAIDRAKEIFGAEHVNVQPHSGSQANMAVYFTVCEPGDTVLGMNLAHGGHLTHGSPVNFSGKLFNIVAYGVDKETGFIDYDEVEQLALEHKPKLIVVGASAYPREIDFPAFRRIADRCGALVMVDMAHIAGLVAAGVHPNPVPYAEFVTTTTHKTLRGPRGGMILCREEYAKKLNSNIFPGIQGGPLMHVIAAKAVAFKEVLSPEFKVYARQVVNNAQALADGLTRRGFNLVSGGTDNHLLLVDLSGTELTGKVAEETLEKAGITVNKNAVPFDTRSPFVTSGFRIGTPATTTRGLKEAEMEQVAGWIDRALAHVEDSAELEKIHKEIRALCQRFPLYAHRLKE is encoded by the coding sequence GTGCTTGCAGCACAAGGTTCGGTGCTGACCAACAAATACGCCGAGGGATATCCGGGCAAGCGTTACTATGGGGGATGTGAATTTGTCGATGTTGCCGAACAACTGGCCATCGACCGCGCCAAGGAAATTTTCGGGGCCGAACATGTTAACGTCCAGCCCCACTCCGGGTCGCAGGCCAATATGGCCGTTTACTTTACTGTGTGTGAACCGGGTGATACGGTGCTGGGGATGAACCTTGCTCATGGCGGGCATCTGACCCACGGATCGCCGGTCAACTTCTCCGGAAAACTGTTCAATATCGTTGCCTATGGGGTTGATAAAGAAACCGGATTTATCGATTACGATGAAGTGGAGCAGCTGGCGCTGGAGCACAAACCGAAGTTGATCGTGGTCGGCGCCAGTGCTTATCCTCGCGAGATTGATTTTCCGGCATTTCGACGGATTGCTGACAGATGCGGTGCCCTGGTGATGGTCGATATGGCTCACATCGCCGGACTGGTCGCCGCCGGGGTTCACCCCAATCCGGTCCCTTATGCAGAGTTCGTGACCACAACAACGCATAAAACCTTGCGTGGTCCGCGTGGCGGGATGATCCTTTGTCGTGAGGAATATGCTAAAAAACTCAACAGTAATATCTTCCCCGGTATTCAGGGCGGACCATTGATGCACGTTATTGCTGCCAAGGCGGTGGCTTTCAAGGAGGTTTTGTCACCAGAGTTCAAGGTTTATGCCCGGCAGGTCGTCAATAATGCCCAGGCATTGGCTGACGGGCTCACCAGACGTGGCTTCAACCTTGTCTCCGGTGGTACGGATAATCATTTGCTGCTGGTTGACTTGAGCGGTACTGAACTAACCGGCAAAGTTGCTGAAGAGACACTGGAGAAAGCCGGGATTACCGTCAACAAGAATGCGGTGCCATTTGATACCCGGTCGCCGTTTGTGACCAGTGGTTTTCGCATCGGGACCCCCGCAACCACCACCCGGGGACTGAAAGAGGCGGAGATGGAGCAGGTTGCGGGATGGATTGACCGGGCTCTTGCTCATGTCGAGGATAGCGCTGAACTGGAAAAAATTCATAAGGAAATCCGCGCGCTGTGCCAGCGTTTTCCTCTTTATGCCCATCGTTTGAAAGAATGA
- a CDS encoding cytidine/deoxycytidylate deaminase family protein — protein MHERPSWDEYFIDISRLVARRSTCLRRRVGAVLVKDRNILATGYNGTPSGITHCSVVGCLRDQLNVPSGERHELCRGLHAEQNAIIQAAKHGANISGASLYCTNSPCIICAKMLINAGVKRIFYLDGYPDQLAAEMLIEAGVRVEQCIKDSADGGEI, from the coding sequence ATGCACGAGCGACCGTCCTGGGACGAATATTTTATTGATATCTCACGGCTGGTGGCGCGTCGTTCCACCTGTTTGCGGCGTCGGGTCGGCGCCGTGCTGGTCAAGGACCGCAATATCCTTGCCACCGGTTATAATGGCACCCCTTCCGGGATCACCCATTGTTCCGTGGTCGGTTGTCTGCGTGATCAGCTGAATGTCCCCTCGGGCGAGCGACACGAACTTTGTCGTGGCTTGCATGCGGAGCAGAATGCGATTATTCAGGCAGCCAAGCATGGTGCCAATATCAGTGGTGCGAGTCTCTATTGCACAAACTCCCCCTGTATTATCTGCGCCAAAATGCTGATCAACGCGGGCGTTAAACGGATTTTTTATCTTGACGGGTACCCGGATCAGCTTGCTGCAGAAATGTTGATTGAAGCCGGGGTCCGTGTTGAACAGTGTATAAAAGATTCCGCTGACGGTGGAGAAATCTGA
- the nrdR gene encoding transcriptional regulator NrdR — protein MKCPFCSNLDTRVVDSRLGKEGNNIRRRRECIACEKRFTTYERIEETLPLVVKKDGRREVFDRFKIISGMQRACEKRPVSIATIEKAVDRLEFLLQEMGEKEVASTRIGEAVMAALHDIDEVAYVRFASVYRQFKDINEFMSELTEILSRGGQA, from the coding sequence ATGAAATGCCCGTTTTGTTCAAATCTTGATACCCGGGTTGTCGATTCACGTTTAGGCAAGGAAGGGAATAATATCCGCCGCCGCCGTGAATGTATCGCTTGTGAAAAACGTTTCACAACCTATGAACGTATCGAAGAGACGTTGCCGTTGGTGGTCAAAAAAGACGGACGCCGTGAGGTGTTTGACCGTTTTAAAATTATCAGTGGCATGCAACGTGCCTGTGAAAAACGACCAGTTTCGATTGCTACTATCGAAAAGGCCGTCGATCGACTTGAGTTTTTATTGCAGGAGATGGGCGAAAAAGAGGTTGCTTCTACGCGGATCGGCGAAGCTGTTATGGCGGCTTTGCACGACATCGACGAAGTCGCTTACGTCCGTTTTGCTTCAGTTTATCGTCAGTTCAAGGATATTAACGAATTCATGTCTGAATTGACGGAGATTCTGTCGCGAGGAGGTCAGGCGTAA
- the ribD gene encoding bifunctional diaminohydroxyphosphoribosylaminopyrimidine deaminase/5-amino-6-(5-phosphoribosylamino)uracil reductase RibD: MTSDTKYMREALRQARRGIGRTTPNPPVGAVLVRDDKVIGRGFHPRAGEAHAEIFALRDAGYEACGATLYVTLEPCSHQGRTGPCADALIAAGVSRVLIGCQDPNPRVAGRGIDRLRAAGIEVETGILADECRRLLLSFAKLVTTGSPYVIVKSALTLDGKIATSSGDSRWVSNAKSRLFVHRLRDQCDAIMVGSGTVLHDNPLLNVRGIRGGRDPLRVIVDSRLRTPADALVISQNSTAGVLIATTSAAPVDKVRQLKALGVDVAILTACQGRVDLPALLCLLGQRGVMSLLVEGGRTLNSALLAENLIDRLLLFIAPKIIGGDGPGLFAGAGKELMADAIALRHVRTRRFGTDILVDGELTSCLPD; encoded by the coding sequence ATGACGTCGGATACGAAATATATGCGTGAAGCATTGCGCCAGGCGCGACGCGGTATCGGGCGAACAACGCCGAATCCGCCGGTCGGCGCGGTGCTGGTGCGTGACGACAAAGTTATTGGGCGTGGATTTCATCCTCGCGCCGGTGAAGCACATGCCGAAATTTTTGCGCTACGTGATGCGGGGTACGAAGCGTGCGGGGCGACGCTCTATGTTACCCTTGAGCCCTGCTCGCATCAGGGGCGCACCGGCCCCTGTGCCGATGCGTTGATTGCCGCAGGCGTCAGCCGCGTACTGATTGGTTGTCAGGATCCGAACCCCCGCGTCGCCGGACGCGGAATTGATCGGTTACGTGCGGCGGGGATTGAAGTCGAAACAGGTATTTTAGCCGATGAGTGCCGTCGTTTGCTGCTTTCCTTTGCCAAACTGGTGACCACAGGTTCGCCCTACGTTATTGTCAAGTCAGCGCTCACCCTTGATGGCAAGATAGCCACCAGCAGCGGCGATTCACGCTGGGTATCGAACGCGAAAAGCCGCCTTTTTGTCCATCGTTTACGCGATCAGTGTGACGCAATCATGGTCGGCAGCGGTACGGTGTTACACGACAACCCGCTCCTCAATGTACGTGGCATTCGTGGTGGGCGCGATCCGCTGCGGGTCATCGTTGATTCGCGACTGCGGACACCCGCCGATGCGCTGGTAATTTCGCAAAACTCGACCGCCGGGGTGCTGATCGCCACAACCAGCGCTGCACCCGTTGATAAGGTGCGACAGCTGAAGGCACTGGGAGTAGACGTGGCGATTTTGACGGCGTGTCAGGGACGGGTTGATCTTCCAGCGCTGTTGTGCTTGCTCGGTCAACGAGGGGTGATGAGTCTGCTGGTAGAGGGGGGGCGGACACTTAATTCGGCGTTGCTGGCGGAAAATCTGATTGACCGCCTGCTGCTATTTATCGCTCCCAAAATTATCGGCGGCGACGGCCCTGGACTTTTCGCCGGAGCGGGCAAGGAATTGATGGCCGACGCGATTGCATTACGTCATGTACGTACCCGGCGATTTGGCACAGATATTCTGGTTGATGGAGAGTTGACGTCATGTTTACCGGACTGA